The sequence CCCAGTTCAGATTGTGCAAATGATGTGATTCCCACTCGTACATTTTCCCCTTCAACTTTGACCCACTCATGTTCTTCAGAATAACGAAGTTCTTTCGGTGTACTCATTCTCTATCCCTCCAAATGCTAGTTATACAACCTAATATTGACACACTTTTCATTAAAAAAGCAAGAAAACCTAGCATGAATAATGAAACTTTTTCATTGTCCATGATTTGGTAATCCCAGACCTCTTTTTACTTCCAGGTTTCTTCAAAGGTTTCTTCCTTGAAACCAACTGTCACCTTACTTCCATCCGTAGTGATTGGACGCTTGATCAGCATCCCGTCCGTGGAAAGTATTTCTAATAATTCCTCATCGGAAGCCGAGTTTACTTTATCTTTCAAGCCTAATTCCCGATACTTTTTACCACTTGTATTAAAGAACTTCTTAAGAGGCAATCCGCTCTTTTCATGTAGGTTTTTAAGCTCGTCTTTTGTAGGGGGGGTTTCAACGATATGTATTTCATTAAATGCTATGTTTTCATCTTCCAGCCACTTCTTTGCTTTCCGGCACGTACCACACTTCGGATATGAATAAAAAGACAACGACATCATTCCACCACCTTTCATTTATCTGGATGGGGAGTCCCCATCCAGAATACACATTGCTCGAATCTATCTCTACATTCGACAATATTCTTTATTATCCTTCTTTTGTGAAACATTACTCACATTGTTTTTCAACCGTTTCAACCAGTTCCTTTAGTAGGACAGTTGCATTATCCAATTCAAGAGAATAGAAGCGCTGGGTTCCTTTTTGCTCTAAAGAAACTAATTGTTGATCTCTCAGGATCTTTAAGTGATGAGAAACAGCAGGGCGGGATAAAGTTAGATTTTCAGTTATCTGATTAACCGTAAGAGGTTCTTGTTCGGCAAGAAGTAATATTATGTCCTGACGATAAGGATCACTTAGCGCTTGAAATAATGGAATGCAAGCACGAAATGTATCAATTGCTTTTTGACCCATAGTCTTCTCCCTTCAAACTCATTCACATTCAATTATACCCGTTCTTGCACCTTGCGAACAATATTTGTGACCATTTTCCTCGGCATAAAACGGATGGACTGGGTCAGCATTCTATTTTTGAAACCTGGGATGATAACTGTTTTGTTCTTCGTCATCATTTGGTTATATCCCTCATCTACCACTTCTTCCACACTCATCACACCAGACTGAAATAGTTTTGAAGACTTCAGGTCAGCTGCATCACTGAACCCCGTTTGGGTAGCTCCTGGGCACAAAGCGGTTACTTTCACTCCGTGCGGTGCCCATTCATTCGCCAAGGCTTCTGAGAATGAAAGGACATACGCTTTTGTTGCATAGTAAACGGCCATTAATGGACCCGGCTGGAATGCTGCTGTTGATGCTACATTCAGAATTTGTCCACTATTTCTGCCCACCATTTCTTTTCCAAAATACTTACTTAACTCTGTAAGGGCAGTGATATTCACTTGAATCATGTCCAGTTCTTTGGATAGTTCAGTTCGCTCAAACTCCCCAAACAATCCGAATCCTGCATTATTGATTAGGAAATCCACCTGGATCCCTTTTGCTTTGACTTCCTCATATAACGTTTCCGATGCTCCTGGTTTGGAAAGGTCTGATGGTATGACATATGCTTTCACACCGTACTTACTTTTAATTTCTTTTGATAGAATACGAAGCTTCTCCTCACTTCTTGCTACAAGAATCACATCATGACCTGAACCTGCAAATTTATGACTAAAGTGCAAGCCTATACCACTTGAAGCCCCTGTAATTAATACTGTTTTATTCATCTATGATTACCACCTTATCTTTAATGTTTAAACACTTAAACGTTTAAGTGTTTAAACATATAATAATTAATTGAGTTGTAGATGTCAAGTTATGAACAAAATTAAGGGACGGACCTCCATTTCAGAGGTCCGTCCCTTAAACTACTTAATTAAACTGTATATTTTTGTGCGTCTATCAGCTTTTCAGATGCCGCTCGTTTGACTGCGATCACGTTGATCGGTGTATGGCGGGTGAATTTACGGAGTGCGGATAGCATCATGCGCAGTGTGTCACCCGTTTCAGTTGCTACCAGCGTTTCTTTGGCATGTTGTTCGATTTCATTGAATGCTTCTTGACAGAAGATTTGTGTGTAAAGAAGTTTTTGCTGAGCTTTCTCTACTCCACCTTTTTGAATGGCTTTTTCTGTTCTAAGAACAACGGATTCCATCGCGTATGCGTTCGAAACGATATCGGCAATGTTCACAAGAATTTCCTGTTCTTTTTCAAGGGCTTTACCGAACTTTTGAGCCGCTAAACCAGATAGCATCAAGCCGATTTTCTTCGCGTTTTTCACAAGGTATTTTTCTTGAGCCAGTGGCTCATCTCCTACCTCTTCAGGCATAAGCATCATTAATTCCTCTTGAAGGGCCTGTGCCTTTTGAAGTAATGGAAGTTCACCTTTCATTGCTTTACGCAGGTACGTGCCAGGAACCAGTAGGCGGTTGATTTCATTCGTTCCTTCGAAAATGCGGTTGATACGGGAGTCACGGTACATTCTTTCAATTTCGTATTCCTGCATGAAACCGTATCCTCCATGAAGTTGAACACCTTCATCGACTACATAATCCAGTACTTCTGTTGCAAAGAATTTATTCAATGAACACTCAATCGCGTATTCTGCAATCGATTTTGCCACTTCCGTTCCATTCTTCACTTCTTCATCCGTAAGCTTGCTCATACGATCCTCGAACAACCCTACTGTACGGTAAACGGAGCTTTCTGCTGCGTATAATTTAGACGCCATTGTTGCCAGTTTTTCTTTTGTGAGGTTGAAAGCAGAAATTGGTGTTTTGAATTGCTGACGTTGATTCGTGTATTGTACTGTTACTTCTAATGCACGTTTACTCGCTCCGACAGCTCCTACCCCTAATTTATAACGGCCGATGTTTAAGATATTGAAAGCAATGATATGGCCTTTCCCTGCATCACCAAGAAGGTTTTCCACTGGTATCTCAGCATCTTCCAGGATTAATGTACGGGTGGATGAGCTTTTGATACCCATTTTCTTCTCTTCCGGCCCAGTTGAAACACCCGGGAACTCTTTTTCTACGATGAATGCCGAGAAATGCTCTCCATCGATTTTCGCATACACAACGAATACATCAGCAAATGCAGAGTTTGTGATCCACTGCTTCTCACCATTTAAAATGTAGTGAGTACCTTCTGCATTCAATTTAGCTGTCGTTTTAGCACCCAGTGCATCTGAACCTGAACCCGGCTCCGTTAATGCGTATGCTGCCAGTTTTTCACCAGTCGCCAATGGAGGAAGGTATTTTTGCTTTTGTTCTTCGTTTCCGAACAGAACGATTGGCAGTGACCCGATTCCAACGTGTGCACCGTGAGAGATGGAGAATCCGCCTGCACGTGACATTTTTTCAGCAATCAGTGCCGAGCTCACTTTATCCAGGCCCAATCCGCCGTACTCTTCAGGAACGTCAGCACCCAAAAGGCCAAGATCCCCCGCTTCTTTTAACAGGCGAACGGAGTGGTCAAATTCATGGTTTTCCAGATTATCGATGACAGGTACAACTTCATTCAACACATAATCCTCGGTTGTTTTGGCAATCATTTTTTGTTCATCAGAGTATTCCTCCGGTGTGAAAACTTGCTCACAGCTTACATCTTCAATTAAAAAACTTCCACCCTTGATCAGCTTTTCTGTTTGATTCGCCATTTCGAATCCCCCTAAAAATTATTATTTTGAAGGAGCAGTGGGCCTCGGCATTCGAGGTCCGTCCCTCCTATTAACCTATTAATTCAAAGACGCCGGCTGCACCCATTCCGCCTCCGATGCACATGGTGACGATACCGAATTGCTGGTTTCTGCGTTTCATTTCGTGTACGAGGGAAAGGGTCAGCTTAGCACCTGTACAGCCCAGCGGATGACCAAGAGCGATGGCTCCACCGTTTACGTTCACTTTTTCTTCATCCAGACCCAGCTGACGAATGACTTGGATGGACTGAGAAGCGAATGCTTCGTTCAGTTCAAATAGTCCGATATCCGACAGCTCCAATCCCGCCATCTTCAAAGCCCGTGGAATCGCCTCGACTGGACCGATTCCCATGATTTCCGGCGGAACTCCGGCTACTGCAAAGCTTCTGAACTTCGCCATTGGTTGCAGTCCTAATGAACCAGCCTTTTCTCTATCCATCACCATGACAGCAGCTGCTCCGTCACTCGTCTGGGATGAGTTCCCTGCCGTTACAGAGCCCTTCACATTGAAAGCCGGGCGTAACTTAGCCAGAACTTCCGAGCTTGTTTCAGCACGTACCCCTTCGTCTTTTGAAAATTGGAATGATTTCTCCACCAGTTTATTTTCATTGCTTACTGAACGATGAAGCACATCAACCGGTACGATTTCATCGTCGAATTTCCCTTCAGCAATAGCTTTTGCCGCTTTTTGGTGACTTCTTACCGCAAATGCATCCTGATCTTCACGGGATACTCCGAACTTTCTTGCCACCTGCTCAGCTGTATGCCCCATACTCATATAGTATTGAGGCGCATTTTCAGCAAGCTTGGCATTCGGGCGGACTACGTGACCCATCATCGGAACAAGACTCATGGATTCAGCTCCACCTGCAATCGCTGTATCAGAGTGCCCAAGCATGATTTTTTCTGCAGCATAAGCAATGGATTGCAACCCGGATGAACAATATCGGTTAATCGTGATTGCCGGTACTGAATCAGGCAGGCCCGCAAGACCACCGATATTTCTAGCCATGTTTAACCCTTGTTCTGCTTCAGGCATCGCGCATCCGATGATCAGATCATCGATGTTGCCTTCATAGTTTCCTGCACGTTTGAGGGTTTCTTTAACTACAAGTGCCCCAAGATCATCTGGCCGCACCTGTGCTAATGATCCTTTTCTTGACTTTCCGACTGGTGTTCTTGCACCAGCAACAATGACTGCTTCGCGCATGAAATTCCCCCGCTTTCTAATATGATATAAACGCTGATTAATTGCGTAATGGTTTTCCCTTTACAAGCATGTGCTGCATTCTTTGCTGTGATTTAGGCTGAGCAACAAGACTCAGGAATGCTTCTCTTTCAAGATCCAACAAGTACTGTTCGTCTACTTCTGTTCCATATGGTACTTTTCCGCCTGCGATCACGTAAGCAAGCTTTTTCGCGATCATCAGATCATGTTCTGAAATGAAGCCTGATTGGAGCATGGATTGAGCTCCAAGAAGAAGGGTTGCATATCCTGTTTCACCTACAACGGGTACCTTCTTGCGGATCGGAGCTGAGTATCCACCTTCGTATAGGCTCAGTGCAGCCTGTTTTGCATCGTATAACAGATGATCATTGTTTACACTTACTCCATCCGCATTATTTA is a genomic window of Rossellomorea sp. y25 containing:
- a CDS encoding arsenate reductase family protein; this translates as MSLSFYSYPKCGTCRKAKKWLEDENIAFNEIHIVETPPTKDELKNLHEKSGLPLKKFFNTSGKKYRELGLKDKVNSASDEELLEILSTDGMLIKRPITTDGSKVTVGFKEETFEETWK
- a CDS encoding metalloregulator ArsR/SmtB family transcription factor, whose translation is MGQKAIDTFRACIPLFQALSDPYRQDIILLLAEQEPLTVNQITENLTLSRPAVSHHLKILRDQQLVSLEQKGTQRFYSLELDNATVLLKELVETVEKQCE
- a CDS encoding SDR family oxidoreductase, producing the protein MNKTVLITGASSGIGLHFSHKFAGSGHDVILVARSEEKLRILSKEIKSKYGVKAYVIPSDLSKPGASETLYEEVKAKGIQVDFLINNAGFGLFGEFERTELSKELDMIQVNITALTELSKYFGKEMVGRNSGQILNVASTAAFQPGPLMAVYYATKAYVLSFSEALANEWAPHGVKVTALCPGATQTGFSDAADLKSSKLFQSGVMSVEEVVDEGYNQMMTKNKTVIIPGFKNRMLTQSIRFMPRKMVTNIVRKVQERV
- a CDS encoding acyl-CoA dehydrogenase family protein; amino-acid sequence: MANQTEKLIKGGSFLIEDVSCEQVFTPEEYSDEQKMIAKTTEDYVLNEVVPVIDNLENHEFDHSVRLLKEAGDLGLLGADVPEEYGGLGLDKVSSALIAEKMSRAGGFSISHGAHVGIGSLPIVLFGNEEQKQKYLPPLATGEKLAAYALTEPGSGSDALGAKTTAKLNAEGTHYILNGEKQWITNSAFADVFVVYAKIDGEHFSAFIVEKEFPGVSTGPEEKKMGIKSSSTRTLILEDAEIPVENLLGDAGKGHIIAFNILNIGRYKLGVGAVGASKRALEVTVQYTNQRQQFKTPISAFNLTKEKLATMASKLYAAESSVYRTVGLFEDRMSKLTDEEVKNGTEVAKSIAEYAIECSLNKFFATEVLDYVVDEGVQLHGGYGFMQEYEIERMYRDSRINRIFEGTNEINRLLVPGTYLRKAMKGELPLLQKAQALQEELMMLMPEEVGDEPLAQEKYLVKNAKKIGLMLSGLAAQKFGKALEKEQEILVNIADIVSNAYAMESVVLRTEKAIQKGGVEKAQQKLLYTQIFCQEAFNEIEQHAKETLVATETGDTLRMMLSALRKFTRHTPINVIAVKRAASEKLIDAQKYTV
- a CDS encoding acetyl-CoA C-acetyltransferase, with the translated sequence MREAVIVAGARTPVGKSRKGSLAQVRPDDLGALVVKETLKRAGNYEGNIDDLIIGCAMPEAEQGLNMARNIGGLAGLPDSVPAITINRYCSSGLQSIAYAAEKIMLGHSDTAIAGGAESMSLVPMMGHVVRPNAKLAENAPQYYMSMGHTAEQVARKFGVSREDQDAFAVRSHQKAAKAIAEGKFDDEIVPVDVLHRSVSNENKLVEKSFQFSKDEGVRAETSSEVLAKLRPAFNVKGSVTAGNSSQTSDGAAAVMVMDREKAGSLGLQPMAKFRSFAVAGVPPEIMGIGPVEAIPRALKMAGLELSDIGLFELNEAFASQSIQVIRQLGLDEEKVNVNGGAIALGHPLGCTGAKLTLSLVHEMKRRNQQFGIVTMCIGGGMGAAGVFELIG